From the unidentified bacterial endosymbiont genome, one window contains:
- a CDS encoding MFS transporter, translating to MTQVNDVHDAHIEPIPAQTVSSWQPLSQPVFRMLWIATVVSNVGSWMSDVGINWSMLTLSADPLDIALVQAASSLPMFLFALPSGVMADIVDRRKYLLFSQLWVFIAAAGITVLSFTGHVTPTVLLVATFMLSVGAAMSSPPFQAIVPDLVSKPELGAAVALNSLGVNISRAIGPALGGFLLSLAGPWMVFALNALSVMGVAWVLWRWRPAPSVQRLPPEHFFSAVRSGIRYVHAAPVLRNVLIRTLAFFVFASAGWALLPLVARRELGLGPAGYGVMLACIGLGAITGAILLPRLRQRLNADRLMVAASLTFAIAMLALAFVRHFWLLNLFEFFTGFAWIAVLSTLNLGAQRSAARWVKARALAVYLTVFFGSMTAGSAVWGQLASQFGTPTSLVVATLGMVLASATALVWPLEKDPDLNLDLSGQPLDGSEIDLPNERGPVLVSHEYIIDLQNTKPFLQAVHELRRVRRRAGAMSWAIYEDIERPGLFIETFLMGSWIEHLRQQERHTMNDLLLQSRVLAFHQGTTSPAIRYLVVPV from the coding sequence ATGACCCAGGTTAACGACGTTCATGATGCGCATATCGAGCCAATACCCGCGCAGACGGTCTCATCCTGGCAGCCGCTGAGCCAGCCGGTGTTCCGTATGTTGTGGATAGCCACGGTGGTCTCGAACGTCGGCTCGTGGATGAGCGACGTCGGCATAAACTGGAGCATGCTAACGCTCAGCGCCGACCCGCTGGATATCGCGCTGGTGCAGGCGGCAAGCAGTCTGCCGATGTTCCTCTTCGCCCTGCCGTCCGGGGTGATGGCCGATATCGTCGACCGCCGTAAATACCTGCTGTTCTCCCAACTGTGGGTGTTTATTGCCGCCGCCGGGATCACGGTCCTCTCCTTTACCGGCCATGTTACCCCCACCGTATTGCTGGTGGCGACGTTTATGCTGAGCGTGGGTGCGGCCATGAGTTCACCGCCGTTTCAGGCGATAGTGCCGGATCTGGTGAGCAAGCCGGAGCTGGGGGCCGCCGTGGCGCTTAACTCGCTGGGGGTGAACATCAGCCGGGCGATTGGTCCTGCCCTGGGCGGCTTTTTGCTGTCGCTGGCCGGGCCGTGGATGGTGTTTGCCCTTAACGCGCTGTCGGTGATGGGGGTGGCGTGGGTACTGTGGCGCTGGCGTCCGGCGCCGTCGGTGCAGCGTCTGCCGCCAGAGCATTTCTTTTCTGCGGTCCGCTCCGGCATTCGCTACGTTCACGCCGCGCCGGTGCTGCGCAACGTGCTGATCCGCACCCTGGCCTTTTTTGTCTTCGCCAGCGCGGGCTGGGCCTTACTGCCGCTGGTCGCCCGCCGCGAACTGGGGCTAGGCCCGGCGGGTTATGGCGTGATGCTGGCGTGTATTGGCCTGGGCGCAATCACCGGGGCGATCCTGCTGCCGCGCCTGCGTCAGCGGCTGAACGCCGACCGGCTGATGGTTGCCGCCAGCCTGACGTTTGCGATCGCTATGCTGGCGCTGGCGTTCGTGCGCCATTTCTGGCTGCTCAACCTGTTTGAGTTCTTCACCGGCTTCGCGTGGATAGCGGTGCTGTCGACCCTGAACCTCGGTGCCCAGCGCAGTGCGGCACGCTGGGTTAAAGCCCGCGCGCTGGCGGTGTATCTGACCGTGTTCTTCGGTTCAATGACCGCAGGCAGCGCCGTCTGGGGGCAACTTGCTTCGCAGTTTGGCACTCCGACTTCGCTGGTTGTTGCTACGCTTGGCATGGTGCTGGCGAGCGCCACCGCGTTGGTCTGGCCCCTGGAGAAAGATCCTGATTTAAATCTCGACCTGAGCGGCCAACCGCTGGACGGCAGCGAGATTGATCTGCCCAACGAGCGTGGCCCGGTGCTGGTCTCGCATGAGTACATTATCGACCTGCAAAACACAAAACCCTTTTTGCAGGCCGTGCACGAACTGCGCCGGGTGCGGCGTCGCGCCGGGGCGATGAGCTGGGCGATATACGAAGATATCGAACGTCCAGGTCTGTTTATCGAGACGTTCCTGATGGGGTCCTGGATTGAGCATCTTCGCCAGCAGGAACGCCACACCATGAATGACCTCCTGCTGCAAAGCCGCGTTCTGGCGTTTCATCAGGGCACAACATCACCGGCCATTCGCTATCTGGTCGTGCCGGTATAA
- a CDS encoding outer membrane lipoprotein-sorting protein, with translation MLSKVRTTLLLCLSVFSSLAYSSPVDENALEIIRRADEVRSPNKPFRYTLTINEYQAGETQPKNKQILDVSMRFIKPDGDTKADARSLARLIYPPRDRGKVLFSDGYALWFYTPELRRPVPVSPQQRLIGQIANGDVIVTNFEYAYRAALQGDVPCGDKVCYSLMLERKSAEATWPKILYYVEKEGDNRPYKAAYYSLDNQLFKEVTYHDFQPVLGKMRPTKIVVQDTRNGKRYSVMEYSDIRLESLPESWFTRESIMRGVQ, from the coding sequence ATGTTGAGCAAGGTTCGTACCACGCTACTGTTATGTTTATCTGTTTTTTCGAGCCTGGCTTATTCCTCGCCTGTGGATGAAAACGCGCTGGAGATAATCAGGCGGGCTGATGAGGTTCGCTCCCCGAATAAGCCTTTCCGCTATACCCTGACGATTAACGAATATCAGGCTGGCGAGACGCAGCCTAAAAATAAACAGATCCTTGATGTTTCCATGCGCTTTATTAAGCCGGATGGCGATACAAAAGCGGATGCGCGTTCTCTGGCGCGGTTAATCTATCCGCCGCGGGACAGAGGTAAAGTGCTGTTCTCGGACGGATATGCGCTGTGGTTCTATACGCCAGAACTGCGCCGTCCCGTTCCGGTTTCGCCACAACAGCGGCTCATTGGGCAGATAGCCAATGGTGACGTGATTGTCACCAATTTTGAATACGCCTATCGCGCCGCCCTGCAGGGAGACGTCCCCTGTGGCGATAAAGTCTGTTATTCGCTGATGCTCGAACGCAAATCCGCCGAGGCAACCTGGCCAAAAATCCTCTATTACGTCGAGAAAGAGGGGGACAACCGTCCGTATAAGGCCGCGTATTACTCTCTGGATAATCAATTGTTTAAAGAGGTAACGTACCATGATTTCCAACCGGTGCTGGGCAAAATGCGCCCGACCAAAATTGTGGTTCAGGATACCCGCAACGGTAAACGGTATTCCGTGATGGAATACAGTGATATCCGCCTGGAATCACTGCCTGAATCCTGGTTCACCCGTGAGTCCATTATGCGAGGTGTGCAATGA
- a CDS encoding ABC transporter permease — MIWQMVLATVVVIGILLFVLWCACYRTRDVKFAFLNLFRHKRRSFSTLAAIMLGGISIFLYGGFIDYSFWILKEQTIRTNIGHIQIYKNNYFETSNKNNSLIDDYQALKEAILSEPELAKHISTLSGQLEFSGVISQYESETSSYFSALGVEPLPALKLGAFDKLISGSDLSRVKTNEITLGSGLAKTLNAHYDDWLDVLVVNAHGGQGALSLKLRGVFQSGIKDYDDVAMKIPLDTAQRMMGTDGVNKILILLNEDDTSAFCDRLRQFISQHNLPLIVKEWKEVSLFYQQVEGLLSGIYFFIKLIVSLIVIFMIGNAMMMNIIERTREITTLRAIGLKPLHVTRLFLLEGIFIGMIGAAGSLAVGYAIATVINLQGIAMPASPGQSQGYTAFIKTDSLALNWITLVLPILTATGASVLPALRASRLTISDAFKFS, encoded by the coding sequence ATGATCTGGCAAATGGTTTTAGCCACTGTGGTTGTTATCGGCATTCTACTTTTTGTTCTGTGGTGCGCATGCTATCGCACGCGGGACGTGAAGTTTGCATTTTTAAATCTTTTTCGCCACAAGCGGCGATCGTTTTCTACCCTTGCCGCAATTATGCTGGGAGGGATATCGATATTTCTGTACGGCGGTTTTATCGATTACTCATTCTGGATCCTGAAAGAGCAAACCATTCGCACCAACATTGGGCATATTCAGATCTACAAAAATAACTATTTTGAGACCTCGAATAAAAATAATAGCCTTATTGATGATTATCAGGCGTTAAAAGAGGCGATCCTCAGCGAACCGGAACTGGCGAAGCATATTTCCACCCTCTCCGGACAGTTGGAGTTCTCCGGGGTGATCTCCCAGTACGAGAGCGAAACCTCGAGCTATTTTTCTGCGCTGGGCGTGGAGCCATTACCGGCATTAAAGCTGGGCGCGTTTGATAAGCTCATTTCCGGCAGCGACCTTTCGCGGGTAAAAACCAATGAAATTACCCTCGGCAGCGGACTGGCGAAAACGCTCAATGCCCATTACGACGACTGGCTCGACGTACTGGTGGTTAACGCCCATGGCGGGCAAGGAGCATTATCCCTCAAGCTGCGCGGCGTATTTCAGTCTGGCATTAAAGATTACGATGATGTCGCAATGAAAATCCCGCTTGATACTGCGCAACGTATGATGGGGACCGACGGCGTGAACAAAATCCTGATCCTGCTTAATGAGGATGATACGTCAGCCTTCTGCGACAGGCTACGTCAGTTTATTTCCCAACACAACCTGCCGCTGATCGTGAAGGAGTGGAAAGAGGTCTCGCTGTTTTATCAGCAGGTTGAAGGGTTACTCTCCGGGATCTATTTCTTTATTAAGCTCATCGTCAGCCTGATTGTCATCTTTATGATTGGCAATGCCATGATGATGAATATTATTGAGCGCACCCGGGAAATTACCACGCTCAGAGCGATTGGTTTAAAACCGTTGCACGTCACGCGACTTTTTTTATTAGAGGGTATTTTCATCGGCATGATAGGGGCTGCCGGAAGCCTTGCGGTCGGTTACGCCATTGCGACGGTCATTAATCTTCAGGGAATTGCCATGCCAGCGTCACCGGGGCAATCCCAGGGATATACGGCATTTATTAAAACGGATAGCCTGGCGCTTAACTGGATAACGCTGGTACTGCCCATATTAACGGCAACCGGCGCCTCGGTACTGCCCGCCCTGCGTGCCTCGCGGTTGACTATTTCGGATGCGTTTAAATTCTCGTAA
- a CDS encoding ABC transporter ATP-binding protein: MSNIIKELPMLSLNNIYKHYGEGDGKVDALKNISLDVAKGDFLALCGPSGSGKSTLLNILSGIDKPSGGTVLLLNKLLNNLSEEQLSTIRGKHLGFIFQFFNLIPVLNVFDNVYFPLVLNGHISKREAKARALQFIDSVGLAAFTARKPGQLSGGQQQRVAIARALAHAPQIVIADEPTGNLDLATGEAIVDLLLKINQETQTTFIISTHSSQLKARARRVVEIKDGVLVHDSQR, from the coding sequence ATGAGCAATATAATCAAAGAGCTGCCCATGCTCTCGTTAAATAATATCTATAAGCACTATGGCGAGGGTGACGGCAAAGTCGATGCATTAAAAAATATCAGCCTGGACGTCGCTAAAGGTGACTTCCTGGCCCTGTGCGGGCCATCCGGCAGTGGTAAAAGCACGCTGCTGAATATTTTGTCCGGGATTGATAAACCCAGCGGCGGTACCGTGCTGTTGCTGAATAAATTGCTCAATAACCTGAGTGAAGAGCAGCTATCGACGATCCGCGGGAAGCATTTAGGGTTTATCTTTCAGTTTTTTAATTTAATCCCTGTGCTGAACGTCTTTGATAACGTCTATTTCCCCCTGGTATTAAACGGGCACATCAGTAAACGCGAGGCCAAAGCCCGGGCGCTGCAGTTTATTGACAGCGTCGGCCTGGCCGCATTTACGGCGCGTAAGCCGGGACAGCTTTCCGGCGGGCAACAGCAGCGGGTAGCCATTGCCAGAGCGCTGGCGCACGCACCGCAGATTGTCATCGCCGATGAACCTACCGGTAATCTCGACCTGGCAACGGGGGAGGCCATTGTGGATCTGCTGCTGAAAATTAATCAGGAGACCCAGACCACGTTTATTATCTCTACGCACTCGAGCCAGCTAAAAGCACGCGCAAGGCGGGTGGTTGAAATTAAAGATGGAGTATTAGTCCATGATTCGCAACGGTAA
- a CDS encoding LacI family DNA-binding transcriptional regulator, with protein MKRKTKVTMNDIARAAGVSQATVSLVLNQSRNIKLSDDTRQRVINIATELGYDRLPPVHAPRNQEEIALLVSSLQSYDPFIDAISQAREAAWRNETLLTVYDYGDNVELALNIIRQLDKRNCIGIILASSVTNVVDMRPFQDCTRIPLVLLNQRDPGSPLLASFIPDDFANAFQVTKHLIACGATRIAHITGESWMEATRQRLAGYQAALQQAGLSCDESLVRQTNWQFSEAFIATTALLELPERPDAIFCASDWLAIGCYQALAANGVRIPQEMLLAGYDDQKISEQLTPPLTSIQLPYSELGRLAVEYLCHQEDVVTHVTLAGRLQVRASSRRA; from the coding sequence ATGAAGCGCAAAACAAAAGTGACAATGAACGATATCGCGCGGGCGGCGGGCGTGTCGCAGGCGACGGTATCGCTGGTGCTCAACCAGTCACGTAACATCAAGCTCAGCGACGACACCCGCCAGCGGGTCATCAACATAGCGACGGAACTGGGATACGACCGCCTGCCGCCCGTTCACGCGCCGCGCAACCAGGAGGAGATCGCCCTGCTGGTGAGCTCCCTGCAAAGCTACGACCCGTTTATCGACGCCATCAGCCAGGCGCGAGAAGCCGCGTGGCGCAACGAAACATTGCTCACCGTCTACGACTATGGCGACAACGTGGAGCTGGCGCTGAACATTATCCGCCAACTGGACAAGCGCAACTGCATCGGGATTATTCTCGCCTCTTCGGTGACAAACGTTGTCGACATGAGGCCTTTTCAGGACTGCACCCGCATTCCGCTGGTACTGCTTAACCAGCGCGACCCCGGCTCGCCGCTACTGGCGTCGTTTATTCCGGACGACTTCGCCAACGCTTTTCAGGTGACGAAACACCTGATCGCCTGCGGGGCAACGCGCATCGCTCATATCACCGGTGAAAGCTGGATGGAGGCCACGCGCCAGCGTCTGGCAGGCTACCAGGCCGCGCTGCAACAGGCGGGGTTATCCTGTGATGAGAGCCTGGTGCGCCAGACCAACTGGCAGTTCAGCGAAGCCTTTATAGCCACCACGGCCCTGCTGGAACTGCCCGAACGCCCGGACGCCATCTTCTGCGCCAGCGACTGGCTGGCGATTGGTTGCTACCAGGCTCTGGCGGCGAACGGCGTTCGCATCCCGCAGGAGATGCTGCTGGCAGGCTATGACGACCAGAAAATTTCCGAGCAGCTCACCCCGCCGTTGACCAGCATTCAGTTGCCTTACAGCGAACTGGGACGGCTGGCGGTGGAGTACCTGTGTCATCAGGAAGATGTCGTCACCCACGTCACGCTGGCGGGCAGGCTGCAGGTGCGGGCATCAAGTCGCAGAGCCTGA
- a CDS encoding beta-ketoacyl synthase — translation MDNAAIISGFSSCLPFAKDSPQLIHNLKRGMRVEKKGWFRSDDEAITCGFSGNKLVATLDHTDDSAVDLLFRLIDDALGQAELDAHCLAGANVRVYLTGLGPRVDGMAYKSFYNKNDIEDIHLSKSLMKLHVENMSQDRLAGHLARQYRLRYLPPNMNCTSNSSLTAVHFGCQAIEHNGVDLVLVVNSSKIKTQDLWFLTTQSMLDSDLVQPFGEHSKGVLFAEGFSVLLLESARHRRARQHNGGIRLQSTYMQIGSGRSNDSSWLSTSIVKVMQQAMQKAQLSAEQLCAIIPHGNGSSVSDKAEAKAIAIFSEGRCIPVLAYKGQIGYTSTGSGIIDLIIGHHTLSRREIISPVGNDAIINTVAQQVWVNREVTNPTQSHLLKMGIGVDGSVIGVVMSDSHSGR, via the coding sequence GTGGACAATGCCGCTATCATTTCAGGGTTCAGTTCCTGTTTACCCTTTGCCAAAGACAGCCCTCAGCTTATTCACAACCTGAAGCGGGGAATGCGTGTGGAAAAAAAGGGTTGGTTCAGGTCTGACGATGAGGCCATAACGTGTGGATTTAGCGGGAATAAACTGGTAGCCACGCTGGATCATACGGATGATAGCGCAGTAGACCTGCTCTTTCGCCTGATCGACGACGCGCTCGGCCAGGCAGAGCTGGATGCGCACTGTCTGGCCGGGGCCAACGTGCGGGTTTATTTGACCGGTCTCGGCCCACGGGTCGACGGTATGGCATATAAAAGCTTCTATAACAAAAATGATATTGAAGATATTCATCTGTCAAAATCATTAATGAAGTTGCACGTTGAGAATATGTCGCAGGATCGTCTGGCAGGCCACCTTGCCCGTCAATACCGGCTGCGCTATTTACCCCCGAATATGAACTGCACCAGCAATTCATCGTTGACGGCGGTACATTTTGGCTGTCAGGCCATTGAGCATAACGGTGTCGATCTGGTGCTGGTGGTGAACAGTTCCAAAATTAAAACCCAGGATCTCTGGTTTCTTACTACCCAGTCGATGTTGGATAGTGATCTTGTACAGCCCTTTGGCGAGCACAGTAAAGGGGTATTGTTTGCGGAAGGGTTTAGCGTGCTGCTGCTCGAAAGCGCCCGCCACCGCCGCGCGCGCCAGCACAACGGTGGAATACGTTTACAAAGTACCTATATGCAGATCGGCTCGGGAAGAAGCAATGACAGTTCATGGCTCAGTACCAGTATCGTGAAAGTGATGCAGCAGGCGATGCAAAAAGCGCAACTCAGTGCAGAACAACTGTGTGCGATTATTCCTCACGGGAACGGTTCTTCCGTTAGTGATAAAGCCGAAGCGAAAGCCATCGCGATATTTAGCGAAGGGCGCTGTATTCCCGTTCTCGCCTACAAAGGCCAGATAGGCTATACCTCTACCGGCTCGGGTATTATTGATTTAATTATCGGGCATCACACGCTCTCCCGACGAGAAATTATTTCTCCCGTCGGCAATGACGCCATTATTAATACCGTTGCGCAGCAAGTGTGGGTTAATCGCGAGGTCACAAACCCTACCCAATCTCATCTCCTGAAAATGGGGATCGGCGTGGATGGTTCGGTTATTGGTGTGGTGATGTCTGATAGTCATTCAGGGCGGTAG
- a CDS encoding alpha/beta fold hydrolase: MATFKAKDGTQIYYKDYGAGKPILFSHGWPLDADMWDSQLNYLAERGFRAIAFDRRGFGRSDQPWTGYDYDTFASDINELIAILDLHDVTLVGFSMGGGDVTRYINNYGSARVAGLALLGAVTPIFGQSDSYPQGVDQGVFNGIRDGLRKDRAQFISDFATPFYGTNAGQTVSAGALTQTLNIALLASLKGTIDCVTAFAETDFRPDMAKIDVPTLVIHGSNDQIVPFETTGKVAAEMIKNATLKVYDNAPHGFALTHQDQLNEDLLGFVKSL; the protein is encoded by the coding sequence ATGGCAACGTTTAAGGCAAAAGACGGCACGCAGATTTATTACAAAGACTATGGCGCGGGCAAACCGATTCTCTTCAGCCACGGCTGGCCGCTGGATGCGGACATGTGGGACAGCCAGCTAAACTATCTGGCAGAGCGCGGCTTTCGCGCCATCGCCTTCGACCGTCGCGGCTTTGGCCGTTCCGATCAGCCGTGGACCGGCTACGATTACGACACCTTTGCCTCAGACATTAACGAGCTGATCGCCATCCTGGATCTGCACGACGTGACGCTGGTGGGCTTTTCCATGGGTGGCGGCGACGTGACGCGCTACATCAACAACTACGGTAGCGCCCGCGTGGCCGGTCTGGCGCTGCTGGGGGCGGTAACGCCAATTTTTGGCCAATCCGACAGTTACCCGCAGGGTGTGGATCAAGGCGTATTTAATGGAATTCGCGACGGTTTGCGTAAAGATCGCGCCCAGTTTATCAGCGACTTCGCGACGCCGTTCTACGGTACCAACGCCGGACAGACCGTTTCTGCGGGCGCCCTGACCCAGACGCTGAACATCGCCCTGCTGGCTTCACTGAAAGGCACCATCGACTGCGTGACCGCCTTCGCTGAAACCGACTTCCGCCCGGACATGGCGAAAATCGACGTGCCGACGCTGGTCATTCACGGCAGCAACGACCAGATCGTGCCGTTTGAAACCACCGGCAAGGTGGCGGCAGAGATGATTAAAAACGCCACGCTGAAGGTGTACGACAACGCGCCGCACGGCTTCGCGCTGACCCACCAGGATCAGCTCAACGAAGATCTGCTGGGGTTTGTGAAGTCGCTGTAA
- a CDS encoding ACP S-malonyltransferase, translating to MTLNNTQQPVILLFSGQGNPEIGMGSDLWDSHATTKRIWDCASDISGWDLRRLCLRGPMNKLIQTPVQQMAVTAINVSLFSLWRERFTGMPIIGSCGHSVGEYSALYAAGAFSLETLFRTIHFRASNMDAVSNVHKGSMLALKGITHTRLAETIARSEIALDISCDNTPLQQVIGGTPSALKDFTRILLSDGYNPIKLGVSGAWHTRLMAEGVQPMRDFLAGQPISTPEHEVLMNVTARPEYAHEQIKENLALHLTHTVKWRDTLSYFLHHHRRPHVVEMSNKPYLGQMLNDFPGGTTSPVLHCRKALEMSR from the coding sequence ATGACGCTTAATAATACGCAACAGCCCGTGATACTGCTTTTTTCCGGACAGGGAAATCCAGAGATCGGAATGGGAAGCGACCTGTGGGATAGTCATGCCACAACCAAACGGATCTGGGATTGTGCCAGCGATATTTCCGGCTGGGATCTTCGCAGGCTTTGTCTGCGGGGTCCGATGAATAAGTTGATTCAAACGCCAGTACAGCAGATGGCGGTGACGGCCATTAATGTGTCGCTGTTCAGCCTGTGGCGGGAACGTTTCACCGGCATGCCGATTATCGGCTCCTGTGGGCATAGCGTGGGGGAATATAGCGCCCTCTATGCTGCCGGGGCATTCTCGCTGGAGACGCTGTTTCGCACGATCCATTTTCGCGCCAGCAATATGGATGCGGTAAGCAACGTTCATAAAGGTTCGATGCTGGCTCTCAAGGGCATTACACATACGCGGCTCGCAGAGACGATCGCCCGTTCGGAAATAGCGCTGGATATCAGCTGCGATAACACCCCGCTTCAGCAGGTGATTGGCGGCACGCCGTCCGCGCTAAAGGATTTCACCAGAATTTTGCTCAGTGACGGCTATAACCCGATTAAGCTCGGCGTGAGTGGCGCATGGCATACGCGCTTGATGGCGGAGGGCGTTCAGCCGATGCGCGATTTCCTGGCCGGGCAGCCCATCAGCACGCCGGAACATGAGGTGTTGATGAACGTGACGGCCCGGCCTGAATATGCTCATGAGCAAATCAAAGAAAATCTGGCGCTGCATTTGACCCATACGGTGAAATGGCGCGATACGCTGTCGTACTTTTTACATCACCACAGGCGGCCGCACGTTGTTGAAATGAGCAATAAACCCTATCTGGGCCAGATGCTGAATGATTTTCCCGGGGGGACAACGTCCCCTGTCCTTCACTGCAGAAAAGCACTCGAGATGTCACGGTAG
- a CDS encoding cellulase family glycosylhydrolase, which produces MKEQWSREHAQAWYQQKGWLCGFNYLPSTAVNWTDIWQEETFDAGTIDRELGWAADAGYNTLRINLPFIVWEHDRDGLMARIDRFLTIADNHGFSTMLTLMDDCGFSGDEPYLGPQKPPVPGKHNSQAAASPGRDKVCDRDCWPQIERYIRDVVRQFREDKRVLLWDLYNEPGNRGIFATGTQEVLYDETLETCAHELMTLAFRWVREEDPAQPLTVCAWRLPAEEEGETFYQHPLDQTALELSDVVSYHAYTNTGRMTAIIQQLQALGRPIFCTEWLARHVGGTIEEQLPLMYMAKVAPYQWGLVRGKTQTWLPWPVVMKTSPDYCRMWFHDVFEENGIPFSRAEIALMQKLRRIAPNVQGE; this is translated from the coding sequence ATGAAAGAGCAATGGAGCAGAGAACACGCCCAGGCGTGGTACCAGCAAAAAGGCTGGCTGTGCGGGTTTAACTATTTGCCGTCGACGGCGGTGAACTGGACGGACATCTGGCAGGAAGAGACCTTCGATGCCGGCACCATCGACCGCGAGCTGGGCTGGGCGGCGGACGCGGGCTATAACACTCTGCGCATCAACCTGCCGTTTATCGTCTGGGAGCACGACCGCGACGGGCTGATGGCGCGCATTGACCGGTTTTTGACGATTGCCGATAACCATGGCTTTAGCACCATGCTGACCCTGATGGACGACTGCGGCTTCTCCGGCGATGAGCCATACCTCGGCCCGCAAAAGCCGCCCGTACCGGGCAAGCACAACAGCCAGGCGGCGGCGAGCCCGGGGCGCGATAAAGTGTGCGATCGCGACTGCTGGCCGCAGATTGAGCGCTACATCCGTGACGTTGTGCGCCAGTTCCGCGAGGATAAGCGCGTATTGCTGTGGGATCTGTATAACGAGCCGGGCAACCGTGGCATTTTCGCGACGGGTACGCAAGAGGTGCTGTACGACGAGACGCTGGAGACCTGCGCCCACGAGCTGATGACGCTGGCATTCCGATGGGTACGTGAAGAAGATCCTGCTCAACCGCTCACCGTCTGCGCGTGGCGCCTGCCGGCGGAAGAGGAGGGCGAGACGTTTTATCAGCATCCGCTGGACCAGACCGCGCTGGAACTGTCGGATGTGGTGAGCTATCACGCCTACACCAACACCGGGCGTATGACGGCGATTATCCAGCAGCTTCAGGCGCTGGGCCGCCCGATCTTCTGCACCGAATGGCTGGCGCGCCATGTGGGCGGTACCATCGAAGAGCAGCTCCCGCTGATGTACATGGCGAAGGTCGCGCCGTATCAGTGGGGGCTGGTGCGCGGTAAAACCCAGACCTGGCTGCCGTGGCCGGTGGTGATGAAGACGTCTCCGGACTACTGCCGCATGTGGTTCCACGACGTGTTCGAAGAGAACGGCATTCCGTTCTCGCGCGCTGAAATCGCGCTGATGCAGAAGCTTCGCAGGATCGCCCCGAACGTGCAGGGCGAGTAA
- a CDS encoding ATP-binding protein, whose product MYLSSFSIVEPEAPFYFYQPSWLNAWEAHLYNKGLYASHANGWGLKRFGTEPGLYAGEMIRNPQYQKYLEAMEQSADEALLAMPARERMRLLKRRTAFIYVDSWGESGPFENIASALHISTIDTLPKNLVKRFAVNGPTCKIRGEKQAFMQAISLAQDYLSWDVFDFVVICAAYRAIPILVFSDEDRPLSRREKQRGKADKVNLTVERTGCFIFSRQESAIKVSGGQYQMTQTLQNTREAGRIAFAGLRTELLQRSALPEEKCLNLVETYGASGCLTPALSFAWIKQHASATENIRTVVADNVLGYSYFDIDYCKD is encoded by the coding sequence ATGTATTTATCGTCATTTTCGATTGTTGAGCCAGAAGCGCCATTTTATTTCTATCAGCCAAGCTGGCTCAATGCCTGGGAGGCGCACTTATATAACAAGGGGCTATACGCTTCCCACGCAAACGGCTGGGGGCTGAAACGCTTTGGCACCGAGCCTGGACTATATGCTGGAGAGATGATCCGAAATCCTCAGTATCAAAAATACCTTGAGGCGATGGAACAGTCTGCGGATGAAGCCCTGCTGGCGATGCCCGCCAGGGAGCGCATGAGATTACTGAAACGCCGGACGGCGTTTATCTATGTTGATTCATGGGGCGAGTCGGGGCCGTTTGAGAATATTGCCAGCGCTCTGCATATTTCGACAATAGATACACTGCCAAAGAACCTGGTCAAACGCTTCGCCGTTAACGGGCCCACCTGCAAAATTCGCGGTGAAAAGCAGGCTTTTATGCAGGCTATCTCTCTGGCGCAAGATTACCTGAGCTGGGATGTTTTTGATTTTGTTGTGATCTGTGCCGCGTACCGGGCTATCCCAATCCTGGTATTTTCTGACGAGGACCGCCCTCTGTCACGCAGAGAAAAACAGCGTGGCAAAGCCGATAAAGTCAATTTAACCGTCGAACGTACCGGCTGCTTTATTTTCAGCCGTCAGGAAAGCGCGATAAAGGTCAGCGGCGGACAGTATCAGATGACGCAAACGCTGCAGAATACCCGAGAGGCTGGACGCATTGCTTTTGCCGGCTTACGCACCGAGCTGCTGCAGCGTTCAGCGCTGCCTGAAGAAAAGTGCCTCAACCTGGTAGAGACCTACGGCGCCAGTGGCTGTCTGACGCCTGCACTGAGCTTCGCGTGGATAAAGCAGCACGCCTCTGCAACAGAAAATATCAGAACCGTCGTTGCGGATAATGTGTTGGGTTACAGCTATTTCGACATCGATTATTGCAAGGATTAA